The Klebsiella aerogenes KCTC 2190 region ATCTTTCACATCCACGGAACCTTTAATGTCCGCCCCGCCGTCGTCTTTCAACCACAAATAGACTGGTATTGCCATGTTAATTACTCCATTTCATTTTTTGACACGCCATCATCCTGAGATGGCGCGGGTGTGTTCTCTGTCGCCAGACAGGCTGTAGCCTGTCGAGCCAGACGACCTGGATAGTGACTGGCGTGTTACCCTTTCGCCTTCGGCATCTGGCTAACCAGAGACAAATTGACGTCCATGCCTTCCACCTGGAAGTGCGGCACCGCGTACAGCTTGACGCGGAAGAAGCCTGGATTATCCTCGATATCTTCCACTACCACTTTCGCATCACGCAGCGGATGTGAGGCCTGCAGCTCGTCACCCGGATCGGTCATTTCCGTAACCAGGCCACGAACCCAGGTATTGAGCTCCAGCTCAAGCAGGCGACGATCTTTGGTGGTGCCGATGTTCTCGCGTTGGATCAGTTTCAGGTAGTGGGCGATGCGCGACAGCAGGAAGATGTACGGCAGGCGGGCGTTGATACGGCTATTGGCTGTCGCATCCGCGGTGTCGTACAGCGCGGGTTTCTGAGTTGAGTTAGCCGAGAAGAAGCAGGCGTAGTCACGGTTTTTATAATAAGACAGCGGAATAAAGCCCAGATTGGCGAATTCGAACTCACGGGTTTCCGGGATCATCACCTCGGAAGGGATTTTCACCTGATTTCCGGTGCCGAGATCATAGAGGTGAATGGGAAGATCTTTCACCGCGCCGCCCGCCTGCGGGCCGCGGATTTGCACGCACCAGCCGTTTTGAATAAAGCTGCGTACCATGTTCGAGGCGAAGGCGAATGACGCGCTGGTCCACAGATACTTTTCGTGATCCGGCCCCTTTACCTGCTCAATGTAGTTAAAGCTGCGCACCGGAACCGTGTCCGGCCCATACGGCAGACGGCCCAATACCCGCGGCATGACCAGGCCGATATAGCGCGAGTCATCGGTATCGCGGAACGATTTCCAT contains the following coding sequences:
- the tssC gene encoding type VI secretion system contractile sheath large subunit is translated as MSVNTETNPAQGQTAVMNKESVYASLFEKINLSPASSLGDINVFLDDAALSEATAGERLTAAMQVFMDCIRQSGQQVEKLDKTLIDHHIAELDFRISRQLDAVMHHPEFQKVESLWRGLKQLVDNTDYRQNVKTEILDVSKDDLRQDFEDAPELIQSGLYWHTYTAEYDTPGGEPIGSVISAYEFDASPQDMALLRNISKVSAAAHMPFIGAVGPKFFLKDSMEEVAAIKDIGNYFDRAEYIKWKSFRDTDDSRYIGLVMPRVLGRLPYGPDTVPVRSFNYIEQVKGPDHEKYLWTSASFAFASNMVRSFIQNGWCVQIRGPQAGGAVKDLPIHLYDLGTGNQVKIPSEVMIPETREFEFANLGFIPLSYYKNRDYACFFSANSTQKPALYDTADATANSRINARLPYIFLLSRIAHYLKLIQRENIGTTKDRRLLELELNTWVRGLVTEMTDPGDELQASHPLRDAKVVVEDIEDNPGFFRVKLYAVPHFQVEGMDVNLSLVSQMPKAKG